Within Spinacia oleracea cultivar Varoflay chromosome 4, BTI_SOV_V1, whole genome shotgun sequence, the genomic segment ttttattaaaggatacactttccttttttggcatatcatggtccccacttccaattatattaatatttcatttttttcttgtgttctccacacttactcacatcatcttttacTACAAAAAAAACAAGTCACCCACTACCCCATtttaatcttattttaataaattcaactcaaactctCCTAAAGCGATGCTTCGGTCAAAGTGTATCGTTTAATTaagtacggagggagtattatttttgaacataaaatttattatcttaccccacaatatttacaacttcTCACTCACTTCCCCTTActttattctttattttatacCCACCTACCCTTTTTACACATCTATTTTACTTTttcaatattttattatattctcaCACCTTCTCTACACTCTCCCActtttttcttaatatttgtacAAAAAGTAAATTAATATAAAGATTATTCCGGTATCGATTAAGAACGGTTGGAGAGGCCTTGCTGGATGTATGATCTTGTTCTCTTGATGGAGTCCTGCACAAGTGACACTGGTAAGCTACTCTCGGAGGTGATTCGAGGATCTCCCCtacgatgcttaagtcagagaTTATAGAGAGTATGTGTTTATGGTTGGGTGAAATGATTGTGATTACGTACCTTTTACAATAAATGAGGCCCATATATATAGGTGTGGGTCGGATGTAAGGACAATATGGGTCCTATACATGAGATAGCGACCCGTTGACTTTCTGGTGGAAGACTTATATCGCTGCTACCGGCACCACTCGAGTGCTGGTAAGGATAAGAGAAGCTGGTATGAAAGTTGTGCACATAAGCTTTACACGAGCAAGGGTGTTACCAGCAAGCTGGTAGCACACCCGTACAAAGAttattatgaaacggaggtagtatataatTAAAGGCCAACTGGCCAAATGATTTAGTTTGTATCGGTGAACAGTCGAACTGCACTCCATGGTCCATGACAATTGCCGTAGGTAAACCAAACCTTGTGATTATGTTTTTCTATATGAAAATTTTGACCTGGTTTGCTGTGATTTTTGCTACCGGCTCTGCCTCTATCCATTCCGTGAAGTAATCTATGGCTACAATTAGGTACTTTCTTCCTCCAGAAGCAGTTGTGAATGACCCCAAAATATCCATTCCCAATTGTGAAAAAGGTACGGGGTTTAGAATGGGCTTGAGATCGGTTGTCGGTCAGTTGATGACTGCTGAAAACATCTTACACTTTTCACACATTTTGACATATTCTTGAGCTTCTGCCAGCATGGTTGGCCAGTAATACCCCTGGCGCTGACACAATAAGGCGAGGGTTTTTCCTCCTAAGTGATTTCCATAAATTCCCTCGTGAATTTCCTCTATCAATCTCGCTGATTCATATGCCGATATGCATCGCATCATGGGTAAGCTGAAAGCCCGTTTGTATAATTGGCCTTTGTAAATAAGGAACCATCATGAATTTTTCGTCACCTTTTTTGCCTCTATCTTATCTGCGGGTAGCGTTCCATCCCGCTTGTATGCCCACATGGTGTCATACCATTCTGGCTCATTTGTTATTACCATGATCTTTTTTCCTGTTTCCTCCGTACTCCTGCGACGCATAACCTCGATCATCACCGACTTACTCAGACTACTTGAGCTGGCTAGCTTGGACAAGGAATCAGCCAATGTGTTCATTTCTCGTGGCACCAGTATTATCTCAAATTTTACCAATTGTGCCTCTAAATGTTTCAATTTTTCAGGGTATTTTTTCATTGAAGCCTATGTCGCTTCGCATTCCCCTGAAAAATGATTGGGTACTAATTGTGAATCGATTGTCAGGCGAACTTTGTTGTTATGCAAATTTGTATGCCAACGATTGCTGCCTcatattctgcttcgttgttcgaTGCGCTGAAAGAGAATTTAATGGCATACTCGAACATATCTCCTCCTGGTGAGGTCGTTATGATACCAGCTCCTGACCCCACCTTGGTAAGTGGTAACGGAACCATCTACTGCTATCTCACATGTCCCTTCCTCTGGTTCCTCCTCGTGATATGACGTTTCCACTATGAAATCTGACAAAACTTGGGCTTTAATGGCCTTTCGGGGGTGGTATTCCATGTGGAATTTCGACATTTCGATTGCCCATCTTAGTAGCCTTCCCGACGTGTCCATTTTTTGCATCGCTTTTTCGAGTGAGTGATTGGTAAGAACTTCGATACCGTGAGCATCAAAGTAGGGTCTCGGCTTTCTTGCTGCGATTATTGCTGCCAATACTAGATTTTCTATAAGTGGGTACCGCCTTTCTGCTGATTGCAGAATGTGGCTCACAAAATACACGGGCATCTGAATCTTGTCTTTCTCTACAACCAGCTTCGCTGCTACCGTGTACTGGGATGCTGAAATGTATAATTGCAGAGTGTCCCCCTGCTCTGGCCTGGCTATTGTGGGGTAGGGTTCGCAAATGTTGTTTTACTGCTTCGAATGATGTGGTCTCTGTCTCCCCCCACTTGAACTTCTTGCTTTAACACGTTGAAAAAGGGCATGGATTTATCTGTTGATTTGCTGATGAATCGTGTTAGAGCTGCCATTCACCCAATCAGTTTTGGACGTCTTTTATGCACTTGGGTTCCGGTAAGTTTATGATAGCTTCTACCTTTTCTGGATTGGCGTCGATCTCCCTCTCACTTACCAAGAAACCTAGAAACTTTCCTGCTCTGACTCCGAACACACATTTCTTTGGATTTAGTTTCATCCAGAACTTTCTCAAAGTTTCAAATAATACTCGCAGATCGTCAACATGATCATTTGCTGACTTTCTTTTCACTATGGAGTCATCAACATATACTTCTATGTTTCTCCCCTTCTGGTCAGAAAACACTTTGTCTACCAGCTTCTGATATGTTGCCCCTGCGTTTTTTAAGCCAAACGACATGGCTTTGTAGCTGTAGACCCCTGAATCTGTGATGAATTCTGTTTTTTTCCTATCGGCCTTATGTAGGCTTATTTGATGGTATCTAGAGAATGCATCTAAAAATCTCAACAATGCATGTCCACTGGTGGAATCGACTAACCTGTCTATCCGAGGTAAAGGACAACAATCTTTGGGACAAGCTCGGTTTAAGTTGGTGAAGTCAACACACAATTGCCATTAGATTTTTTTACCATGACCACGTTAGCGAGCCATTTTGGGTAATCACAAACTTCTATTAGCCCAGCTCCCAGTAGCTTGTCGACCTCTTTCTTTATAGCATGAATTTTATCCACGGAGAAGTTTcgcttcttttgtttcacatgTCTGACTGCTTTGTCAACGTTTAATCTGTGAACCATGATGTCGGGATTAATATCTGGCATTTCATCTACCGAGAATGCGAAAACATCAGCATGTTCTTGAAACAAACCGATTAGATTGACCCGCTAATCTATTTCCATCCCACTTCCAATCTTCACAGTATACCTAGAATACCTTCTACCAGTTCTACCTCATGTGTTTCTCCTTCTGCTTCCGGTCTTGGAACACTAACCGGTCTTTCATCGAAGTTTTCTATTCTTAGATCCCCTCTTGGCCTTTTGACCGGAAGGTTAGCCTCTTGAGCTATATTCACCTCCGATACCATCCTTCCCGATGTTTCCAATGATGTCAGGTAACATGATCGGCCAGCTTCCTGACTACCCTggattctttttgttctttccaGATTGGAAAGGTACACCATGGTGAGATGGTACGTTGACACTACTGCTTGTGCGTCATGGATAAAAGGTCGTCCCATGATTACATTGTCCGTCGCCGGTACCTTGATCACCAGAAAATCAACCATCAGATCTCTAGCTGATACTTCACTCCCCACTTGTACCGGTAAACGTATGCTGCCTTCCGGGTACACCGTAGCTCCAGAGAATCCAATGACAGGATATCTCATTTTTGACAACTCATTGTGATCAACATTCAGCTGCTTGAATGCTTCCCAGAATATGATGTTTGTCGAACTCCCCTCGTCAATCAAGCATCTCTTGACCGGAAAGTTAGGTATTTCCAGTTCTAGTACCAATGGATCGTCATGCGGGTAGATGATATCGCGACAATCTTCCGAAGTAAAAGATGCTATCGGTGTGTTGGGTGGTTTCGACCACTTCCTTGTGCTGTGGTAATTCACCAGATGCCGGTGCTCATGTAAACTTCTACCTGCTCCACTAATCGCCCCCCCGTGAATTGGCCCTCCTAAGATAACCCAAACCATGAGCTTCTTCCCTCTATCGGCACCCTCTCTACTTGATTCGGGTTGGGTTCGATTATCTTGCCTGACCGCTGGTGCTTGCTCAATCCTGGGTGCAGATTGAGAATACCCTGGCTGTGTGGGGACATAGGGAGcgtggtgttgttgtgtattCTGTTGTCTGTCGTTTCCATTGTTGTTATCTTGACGGGCTCTGTATTGAGAGAGATAACCCTTTCTCACCAACTACTCGATATTATATCTCAACTCCTTACAATGTTCTGTGTAGTGCCCATGGTCGTTATGGAAAGCACACTTTTTTTGAATTATCCGGAGCTTCCAGTGGTAACGGTTTTCTCCAAGCCGCTGACTTATTCACTGCGTAGATAGTTGCTCAAGCAGTATTGAGTGGGATGTAGACCTGGTATGCTCCAACTGGTTGCCTGCTCTAAAAACCTCCTCTCTGCTGATAACTTTCTTTCCTATATTATTGTCCTTCCGATAGCTTTGCTGGTGTGAGTGAGGCTGATCTTTTCTAGCTGCCTGGGATGTCTCCCCTCCCATTGCAGGGTGAGATATCAGCATCTGCTCCTCACTCCTGATGTATTCGTTATCTATCTTCAAAGCTTCCCTCAAGGTGGTAAATGATTTCCTCCCGAGATATTTCTTGAACTCGCAGTCATGCATTTCCCTTAGCAGGGCTTACATCGCTACCTCTTGCTGCAAGCATGATATGGTAATGGATTCATTATTAAAACGAGTCAAGTACTCTCTCAAAGGCTCTTTGTGCTTCTGGGAAATTGACATCAATTTTCCGGAAGTCTTCTTTCTTTCCACCTTACTGATGAAATACCTCACAAAATATTCTTGTATTTGCCTAAAACTAAAAATCGAACCGGCAGGTAGTTTCTTGTACCAGTCTGCTGCTATTCCTGACAAGGTGGTATGGAACACTTTGCACCACATGGCATCTGAATCTGAGTACAACATCATATGCTGCTCGAAGGTAGTAGAGTGGTTTTCGGGATCCGTATACGCATTTAAATGTTCCGTTGAATCAGATGTTCCGTTGTATTTTCATGTCGGCATTTTTACCTTTTCCATGGGCTGTTCCAGGATGCTCCTGCATAGTGGTGAATCTTTAGGATGGATTGTATGTCTCACCCGGTCCTGATGCAATCCTTACCCATCGTACATATTCCGATCCGGTTGCGtgggtgtaatacctcgtatttttctgtattttataaatatattttattatatttataaagtatttttatgatttttataatttaaaacgcatttaaatgttatttaaatgtattttattttattagaatatttattagtttaattattaccaaacgaatttattatttaatgttgggaatttaattgggtttcaaaagtaaaacgattttaaatgaatctagcccaattcaattccaagttcaagtccaaacaaattaaacaagcccatcctatgtttaatgaagcccgaaagggaatcctaaagcctagcccatctttgagtttACTAAGCCTTtaaatataggtgctcaccctcaaaatcgctcactattattcattaaacctaaaagtaaaaccctaaccctaaattcttctttctttcgtcgaatTTATGTTTGGCCGTTTTTCTCCTACTTCTGTTCGTTTTGAGAAAAAATTTCTCCTTAaaagttgtagatctcgaaaagttcttgaactttgCCTCAAGAATCGATCAATTCCGAGTTTTAGATTAAAAGTTATGAGCGTTCTAAAATCCTGCTGCAGTAATTTCTCTTCTCCTCTCTTTGGCCTGTCTCCTTGCCGAGCACGCACAGCAATTGTGCGCTCGTTCCTTGTGCCTCGAGCACACACGCCCCTCGCCCTTGATGCTCActgcctcgtgccctcgtgcacGTAACCATACACCTCACACTCTCTTGCTCCCTCGCGCAGCGCCAGCACGCCCCTGCGTTGCTGTTGTGTTGTTGCTGTGTGGGTGCTGCCTCTCGCCCAGCCACACACATCTCGTCCCTCGTCCCTCTTGCTCGCGCTAGCCCGCGCCCTCGTCCCTCTTGCTTGCGCACAGCTGTTGCCCTGCCCCTGCTCTTCGTTCTCGCCGCGCTCGCACACACACAaggcgtgtgtgtgtgtgtgttcttgttCGTTCACTCAATTCTTTCGCCaaatcacaattaattcgtggttgttccgtgctataggccggattggtataattctctttttccttgcctattctatttcaattccgtatttaaattatattattattattggttttgattaattaaaatgatgggatcggttatgaacaccgaattttgatgatttgtatgtttgaattattggagaatgttttgaattgaaatattataattttcagatttgaagtatatattaaagcttcaatttttattaattagttttaatggttttaattacaaactatgattagagttttaatctaagccttatgagcgattgattagcataattagatgataaatttaattatgataatcaattatatttttcagaatattgtaaagacttaaaacgtcgacttttaatggttttatacatgaaaataaattaatttcatgctacggttttaaacgattgattgagactattattttattaatgaacgattaagttctaattaattcaagtgttttaaaactaaacaaagttgctggaaatttagtaaacatggataataattaagtttcattattttaattataggagttgatttctagctttgaGTCGTGATTTGCATAGTGGCCcacgtacttaggtattccaggtacgtacaagtctagggcgaccacactatttgtcaaggacattacatgattgttgttgatgtgaattatattatgtggattcatatttgttttggtgaacgatcatgtgaattattatattggcattattgaattattggttgaacaagcatgttgggattattatgagtatggatttcattgtcaatcatgttgttcaatatttatgcttgTATGGTttggtttcacatgcaagggatgaattatttattattatgctattgtacgggatgtctggCATACTTTTGAGTcaattattcgtaccacgttgtactatttattttaccacatgtgaagggatagctcacgtaagccaccacacatgtagggttcagttgggaatattgtgTATAAaaagaattaggatttgtcgtgcaagggcacaaccctcatgttaataggcatgatgtggaatctcaccttttgtgagaaggaacctggtagtaatttcacagtgtcttgctttgttgatcacaagtcctaaagcattaaaataagattgttttggttgttgtttattaattgtatgtgtgtatgtttgttgagtcttgagttcgcctttaataaaatattaataaacgtaaagtgcaaccagaacaagcttcaaaactcttggaacgtatataccttgagtatgaacaatgtgaaggaaataatgcccttggtccaagtatgcattctatgttaagtctaataaatgcggttcagtattaagtaacaagttaataaatcagtgagattaagtgagctgaatgcctagctagaggccgcttcagttcaagtggaattaatgatattaatccacagcttactcttgactgaacccgtagggtcacacaaatagtacgtaaacggatcaagtatttaatggcattaaatactctatctatggatattcggaatcgacggatcttggtttcagtgggagctgagatcgtcacaagcaagaaatgaatactccggaaacgatgatattgccggaaacggaaatatggatcgtatcggatatataaatattatccaagtcgtagatgtttccggaaacggaaacatggtacgtatcggaaaatattatcggaaatggaaatattgccggaatcggaaatattgccggaaacggaaatattgtcagaatcagaaatattatcggaatcggaaaataattctggaaacggaaatattaaatatttgttcgaaacggaaattaattccggaatcggaaatattaaatattgttcgtatcggaaatgaattccggaatcgggaatttaatcggaagcgtgtcgtacgaattagcatcggacgaggcccgctagacgaaggcccaacacgaagccaggccatcgcccagcgagccgcacgcaccaacgcacgcctcgaccaggcccagcgcaaggccaggcccagccaagggcacgcgcgcgcgagagcacagcagcgtgggctgtgcgcctgtcgtgggccgcaaggcttgcgcgggtgcacggcttgtgcaatgcttgtgcgggaaatcctaatcctattaggatttgtgcaaagattaaaatcctactcctattagatttgttttgttatttagagtcctaataaagttctaactagcaaatccacatcctagtaggattacaattccttttccatactcctataaataggtgcctagggtcacaatttatgggtacgattgaagtattcaaagggtaagttttgaaataaaaatcagccatacacttgcaaacactagctgaaattcctaagcaccttaagggcgattttagttggtctaacttgaggcggatccggacgtactgtggactatctacgaagggacgacatttggagtcctaaagacttgttcttgttcggttcgggcgcagctagggaagacacgctacaacatgtatgcatctattctatgctaaatgattatgtgtaaataatatgctttcctggctttatggtttttccgcatgatttatgaattgtcgtatatatcataacctaacagtggtatcacgagcctcttattattttcataatctaaattgcataaacatggttaaatattacaaatttgcaagaattaaaaggggtgattaattttcgtaattgttaattaattgcaaattgcgtttatttaattatacgtacgcagtttttcggcagtttcttcgttactcatccaaatcgagtgatttttgtgtcaattccgcatgtaaaaggaattctaaaattttgacaaaaaaagattttttcggccgaacccagaattctcaaattcgaagcctaactatgacttttcggaggttttagtttttcgaacgcaaaatttcgtaaatttaagatgttaaattaaatatttgcgattcttgttgttaaatcttgaatttttgattgacctactgtatatgtttaacaagtttgaatgcctagccttgttaattatgcaatctaatttgtaattatgattaatttgttgaaaattggaataatctagaattaatttgattttcataattagttataatttaattagatacctatgattaaaaaccaccataaaaattgtaaatttatgttaaattttaaatttttatgacctagacttgaatccatgttaatcggaaatcaataaattaataaattttcgatttttcgcgctaaaattatgaaattaatatgatttattaatgtgtcattaattttgaaaataaatttttaatttttatgcgattcgctcatataacttgcacgcacaaagcaatggacgctacgtgttacccttaagggatgttgtatagtgcgggcatgcgacgacgagcaagggagctcgtcgcccatgcggtacgaatgcagcgagcaagggcatggtgcacgagcacaaggcagcagccctgccttgtgtcgtgggttgtgtgcgatgggcgcatgggcaagggcgagagcaaggcacaagcagtcgcgtgtgggcagcaagcgagctgcgccacagcgcgcactgcctcgcccaagcgtgcgacgagcgctgcacccagcgatggtgagcagcgtgcgcgtgcgacgagcgctgcgcccagcgagggtgagcagcgtgcttgttgcgacgagcgctggcgcgcgccttgcgatggaatgcagcagcgatgcgacgcagcgcatgggctgcgcgcacatggccagcgatggctgtgtgcgtgtggcccatggatgtgcgttgcgtggggttgttgcgtcacgattagatcgttttaaaattttaatttgaaattttcatttttcgtaattttaattaattttaaaattaataatttaaattattttcttggattttaattttgaatattgtaattataataaattttatttattctaattattttactaaaattaaaatcatgaattaatttaaatacgactgaaattaaattaaactttttggattcaattataaatttatatgagctttagattttaattaaatttgtatgtttccggttagactagaaatacatttttatgtttaaaattagtaaagcatatgaatttattggtttaagtgggagcgttttttttttagtcataaactcttgattaggtctacaaatccttaaggttaaaacaacttgattagaattaataaggactgaataattggtagattattggtgcccttgattaattgctgcaaatgtttacgtg encodes:
- the LOC130472183 gene encoding uncharacterized protein, producing MHDCEFKKYLGRKSFTTLREALKIDNEYIRSEEQMLISHPAMGGETSQAARKDQPHSHQQSYRKDNNIGKKVISREEVFRAGNQLEHTRARQDNNNGNDRQQNTQQHHAPYVPTQPGYSQSAPRIEQAPAVRQDNRTQPESSREGADRGKKLMVWVILGGPIHGGAISGAGRSLHEHRHLVNYHSTRKWSKPPNTPIASFTSEDCRDIIYPHDDPLVLELEIPNFPVKRCLIDEGSSTNIIFWEAFKQLNVDHNELSKMRYPVIGFSGATVYPEGSIRLPVQVGSEVSARDLMVDFLVIKVPATDNVIMGRPFIHDAQAVVSTYHLTMVYLSNLERTKRIQGSQEAGRSCYLTSLETSGRMVSEVNIAQEANLPVKRPRGDLRIENFDERPVSVPRPEAEGETHEVELVEDEMPDINPDIMVHRLNVDKAVRHVKQKKRNFSVDKIHAIKKEVDKLLGAGLIEVCDYPKWLANVVMVKKSNGNCVLTSPT